Proteins encoded together in one Hevea brasiliensis isolate MT/VB/25A 57/8 chromosome 16, ASM3005281v1, whole genome shotgun sequence window:
- the LOC110671161 gene encoding zinc finger CCCH domain-containing protein 16 isoform X1 — MPIKKELCRNFQRGSCQYGERCKFLHVTPQQQQKPNNNAFGFGSQQQQQQNRFSNPFGFGVQSKPPNDFANKQQQFKPFENKWTRFSPISNGGTSSRQPDNQPQAVNHKCTDPDSCKRLIVEDFEHEKPLWKLTCYGHLKNGPCDIVGDISYEELRAAAYDDAKHGLSLQSIVERERNLLNSKLTEFENLLRNPYVAPQNSALSQGTFPGVTPNAISTTGENNAPPAVSSFSQLGASLNMGSTTRPSAPLNNPFGQPNLFSNSSQSFSTFGIRPSASSNNAFGQPNFFSNASQTSSAFGTNSFTPANAAGFSSRTINNQSSPFSSAVSTEMTNLSRSSAQPLIISNAPNSASNAVEPVTKHVQSVNGMQRGTVSGDASIWLKENWIPGEIPEEAPPDQYI, encoded by the exons ATGCCTATCAAGAAGGAACTCTGCAGAAACTTTCAGCGTGGAAG TTGTCAATACGGTGAAAGGTGCAAATTTCTTCATGTCACTCCACAACAACAGCAAAAACCTAATAATAATGCCTTTGGATTTGGCtcacagcagcagcagcagcagaatCGTTTTTCTAATCCATTTGGATTTGGCGTTCAATCAAAACCCCCCAATGATTTTGCGAATAAGCAGCAACAATTCAAG CCTTTTGAAAATAAATGGACCCGTTTCTCCCCCATATCCAATGGTGGTACGTCGTCCCGACAACCAGATAATCAACCTCAAGCAGTGAATCATAA GTGCACAGATCCTGACTCTTGCAAGCGTCTGATTGTTGAAGATTTTGAGCACGAGAAACCACTTTGGAAGCTTACATGCTATGGTCACTTAAAAAA TGGTCCTTGTGACATTGTTGGTGATATCAGTTATGAAGAATTGCGGGCTGCTGCATATGACGATGCTAAGCATGGATTGAGCTTGCAATCAATT gttgagagagagagaaatttgCTTAATTCCAAGTTGACCGAGTTTGAGAACCTGCTTCGTAATCCTTATGTAGCACCTCAAAATTCTGCTCTTAGCCAGGGTACATTTCCCGGAGTCACTCCCAATGCAATATCAACTACTGGTGAAAATAATGCCCCCCCTGCAGTGTCCAGTTTCAGTCAACTGGGTGCATCACTTAATATGGGGTCTACAACAAG GCCTTCTGCACCATTAAATAATCCCTTTGGGCAACCAAATCTCTTCTCAAATTCTAGCCAGAGTTTCAGTACATTTGGAATAAG GCCCTCTGCATCGTCAAATAATGCTTTTGGGCAACCAAATTTCTTCTCTAATGCAAGCCAAACCTCAAGTGCGTTTGGGACAAACAGTTTCACACCTGCAAATGCTG CAGGCTTCAGCAGTAGAACAATCAACAATCAAAGTAGTCCGTTTTCTTCAGCAGTGTCAACAGAAATGACTAATTTGTCTAGGTCTAGCGCTCAGCCTCTCATTATTTCCAATGCACCTAATTCAGCTTCTAATGCAGTTGAGCCAGTAACTAAACATGTTCAGTCAGT CAACGGCATGCAAAGAGGAACTGTTTCTGGGGATGCAAGTATTTGGTTAAAAGAAAACTGGATCCCTGGAGAG ATTCCTGAAGAGGCACCTCCGGATCAATATATTTAA
- the LOC110671161 gene encoding zinc finger CCCH domain-containing protein 16 isoform X2: MPIKKELCRNFQRGSCQYGERCKFLHVTPQQQQKPNNNAFGFGSQQQQQQNRFSNPFGFGVQSKPPNDFANKQQQFKPFENKWTRFSPISNGGTSSRQPDNQPQAVNHKCTDPDSCKRLIVEDFEHEKPLWKLTCYGHLKNGPCDIVGDISYEELRAAAYDDAKHGLSLQSIVERERNLLNSKLTEFENLLRNPYVAPQNSALSQGTFPGVTPNAISTTGENNAPPAVSSFSQLGASLNMGSTTRPSAPLNNPFGQPNLFSNSSQSFSTFGIRPSASSNNAFGQPNFFSNASQTSSAFGTNSFTPANAGFSSRTINNQSSPFSSAVSTEMTNLSRSSAQPLIISNAPNSASNAVEPVTKHVQSVNGMQRGTVSGDASIWLKENWIPGEIPEEAPPDQYI, from the exons ATGCCTATCAAGAAGGAACTCTGCAGAAACTTTCAGCGTGGAAG TTGTCAATACGGTGAAAGGTGCAAATTTCTTCATGTCACTCCACAACAACAGCAAAAACCTAATAATAATGCCTTTGGATTTGGCtcacagcagcagcagcagcagaatCGTTTTTCTAATCCATTTGGATTTGGCGTTCAATCAAAACCCCCCAATGATTTTGCGAATAAGCAGCAACAATTCAAG CCTTTTGAAAATAAATGGACCCGTTTCTCCCCCATATCCAATGGTGGTACGTCGTCCCGACAACCAGATAATCAACCTCAAGCAGTGAATCATAA GTGCACAGATCCTGACTCTTGCAAGCGTCTGATTGTTGAAGATTTTGAGCACGAGAAACCACTTTGGAAGCTTACATGCTATGGTCACTTAAAAAA TGGTCCTTGTGACATTGTTGGTGATATCAGTTATGAAGAATTGCGGGCTGCTGCATATGACGATGCTAAGCATGGATTGAGCTTGCAATCAATT gttgagagagagagaaatttgCTTAATTCCAAGTTGACCGAGTTTGAGAACCTGCTTCGTAATCCTTATGTAGCACCTCAAAATTCTGCTCTTAGCCAGGGTACATTTCCCGGAGTCACTCCCAATGCAATATCAACTACTGGTGAAAATAATGCCCCCCCTGCAGTGTCCAGTTTCAGTCAACTGGGTGCATCACTTAATATGGGGTCTACAACAAG GCCTTCTGCACCATTAAATAATCCCTTTGGGCAACCAAATCTCTTCTCAAATTCTAGCCAGAGTTTCAGTACATTTGGAATAAG GCCCTCTGCATCGTCAAATAATGCTTTTGGGCAACCAAATTTCTTCTCTAATGCAAGCCAAACCTCAAGTGCGTTTGGGACAAACAGTTTCACACCTGCAAATGCTG GCTTCAGCAGTAGAACAATCAACAATCAAAGTAGTCCGTTTTCTTCAGCAGTGTCAACAGAAATGACTAATTTGTCTAGGTCTAGCGCTCAGCCTCTCATTATTTCCAATGCACCTAATTCAGCTTCTAATGCAGTTGAGCCAGTAACTAAACATGTTCAGTCAGT CAACGGCATGCAAAGAGGAACTGTTTCTGGGGATGCAAGTATTTGGTTAAAAGAAAACTGGATCCCTGGAGAG ATTCCTGAAGAGGCACCTCCGGATCAATATATTTAA